From the genome of Yersinia enterocolitica, one region includes:
- a CDS encoding DUF2946 domain-containing protein gives MPLSQILYQRRRFSAWLGIAAILMLFIAPVVSVSLALSYEQKTISTMSVSAAKANCAMDMAHHADHQQSQATAQHSNTAQAGGGHDGMMMDHAACGYCVLLTHLPLLNTASKADIRSALLLAEIPPPLFIYWLIIQDTYSESQPRAPPAFYS, from the coding sequence CTGCCGTTGAGCCAAATTCTTTATCAAAGAAGGCGCTTTTCTGCCTGGTTGGGGATAGCGGCGATCCTGATGTTATTTATCGCTCCGGTGGTTTCAGTTTCACTGGCGCTTTCGTATGAGCAAAAAACCATCTCAACGATGAGTGTGAGTGCTGCTAAGGCCAATTGTGCTATGGATATGGCGCATCACGCTGACCATCAACAGAGCCAGGCAACGGCCCAACATAGCAATACCGCACAGGCCGGAGGCGGTCATGATGGCATGATGATGGATCATGCAGCTTGTGGTTATTGTGTATTACTGACTCATTTGCCCCTACTGAATACAGCTTCCAAAGCGGATATTCGCTCTGCACTACTGTTAGCCGAGATCCCTCCGCCGTTATTTATCTATTGGTTAATTATTCAAGATACCTATTCAGAGAGCCAACCACGCGCACCACCTGCCTTTTATTCCTGA
- a CDS encoding TonB-dependent copper receptor, producing MMSGKSKTYKKTLLACAVTAAFSVFALNTVAATHDHLMTHDPVANNTINDSSDKKLNDADVITVSAPLHSPLVIVTSPKAPRQPVPASDGADYLKTIPGFSQIRNGGTNGDVVFRGMFGSRIKILTDGGETLGACPSRMDAPTSYISPESFDLLTVVKGPQSVLWGAGASAGTILFERQPPHFDQAGIKGNASLLVGSNGRWDKNLDTSLGNEQGYLRMMGNQSQAGDYKDGNGARVPSKWDKWNADIAVGWTPDSDTLLELTAGKGDGEARYAGRGMDGSQFLRESLGARFEKTNIGDVLDKIEAKVYYNYANHIMDNNTLRTPPMMAMSSNVDRRTMGGRVMGTWLWRDLKLEAGTDLQTNTHRKNKQGHWDKDARFTSNGLFSELTWSASDQDKLITGARIDHHEVTNYARAFQPTRSATLPAGFMRFEHNLADLPVMWYAGLGHTQRFPDYWELFSPTFGPVGSSSAFEGVKSEKTTQLDIGAQYNGKQLNSWVSAYLGRVNDFILFKYDPNNLRISQADNINATIMGGEMGAGYAFNDNWKADASLAYAWGKNTSNHRPLPQIPPLEARLGLTFEAGDWSSTALWRLVSSQHRVAINEGNVVGKDFADSAGFGVLSANVAYKVTKQVKVSTGIDNLLNKAYSEHLNLAGNSGFGYSANTSLNEPGRTLWAKLNVTF from the coding sequence ATTATGTCTGGCAAGAGTAAAACCTATAAAAAAACATTATTAGCATGCGCAGTAACCGCTGCTTTTTCGGTATTTGCCTTAAATACCGTTGCCGCTACGCATGATCATCTGATGACTCATGATCCGGTGGCGAATAACACCATCAACGATAGCAGTGATAAAAAACTCAATGATGCTGATGTCATAACTGTTAGCGCGCCTCTTCATTCGCCGCTGGTTATCGTGACCTCGCCTAAAGCGCCGCGCCAACCTGTTCCCGCCAGTGATGGGGCTGACTATCTGAAAACTATCCCCGGTTTCTCGCAAATCCGTAATGGGGGTACCAATGGGGATGTGGTGTTCCGTGGCATGTTTGGTTCACGGATAAAAATTCTGACAGATGGTGGGGAAACACTGGGGGCCTGCCCATCAAGGATGGACGCGCCCACATCCTATATTTCACCAGAGAGTTTTGACCTGCTGACCGTAGTGAAGGGACCACAATCGGTGTTGTGGGGGGCTGGTGCTTCCGCCGGTACTATTTTGTTTGAGCGGCAACCCCCTCACTTTGACCAGGCGGGCATCAAAGGGAATGCCAGTCTATTGGTGGGCTCTAATGGTCGCTGGGATAAAAATCTCGATACCAGTTTAGGTAACGAGCAAGGCTATTTGCGCATGATGGGTAATCAGTCTCAGGCTGGTGATTACAAAGATGGCAATGGGGCGCGGGTGCCCTCGAAATGGGATAAATGGAATGCCGATATCGCCGTGGGCTGGACACCAGACAGCGATACGTTGCTCGAGCTAACGGCGGGTAAAGGTGACGGTGAAGCAAGGTATGCCGGGCGCGGTATGGACGGTTCCCAGTTCTTGCGCGAGAGTCTGGGCGCACGCTTTGAAAAAACAAATATCGGTGACGTGTTGGATAAAATTGAAGCCAAAGTCTACTACAATTATGCCAATCACATTATGGATAACAATACCTTACGCACACCACCGATGATGGCGATGTCCAGTAATGTGGACCGGCGCACGATGGGGGGCCGGGTCATGGGCACTTGGTTGTGGCGGGATCTGAAATTGGAGGCGGGTACTGATTTGCAAACCAATACGCACCGTAAAAATAAACAAGGCCATTGGGATAAAGATGCTCGCTTTACCAGCAACGGCTTGTTTAGCGAACTGACCTGGAGTGCCAGCGATCAGGATAAACTGATTACCGGTGCCCGCATTGACCATCATGAAGTCACCAATTATGCCCGTGCTTTTCAACCGACACGCTCTGCAACGCTCCCCGCCGGTTTCATGCGTTTTGAGCATAATCTGGCTGACTTACCGGTGATGTGGTACGCCGGTTTGGGCCATACGCAGCGTTTTCCTGATTATTGGGAGCTATTTTCGCCGACGTTCGGGCCTGTTGGCTCCAGCAGTGCTTTTGAGGGGGTGAAGAGTGAAAAGACCACTCAACTTGATATTGGCGCGCAATACAATGGTAAGCAGCTCAACAGTTGGGTCTCTGCTTATCTTGGTCGGGTCAATGATTTCATTTTGTTCAAGTATGACCCGAACAATCTGCGCATCAGTCAGGCAGATAATATCAACGCAACTATTATGGGGGGTGAGATGGGGGCCGGCTATGCCTTTAACGACAATTGGAAAGCTGACGCCAGCCTGGCTTATGCCTGGGGGAAAAATACCAGTAATCATCGTCCGTTGCCGCAAATCCCTCCCCTTGAAGCACGGTTAGGATTGACGTTTGAAGCAGGGGATTGGAGCAGCACGGCATTATGGCGGTTAGTCAGCAGCCAGCACCGGGTCGCGATTAACGAAGGGAATGTGGTAGGTAAAGACTTTGCTGATAGTGCGGGCTTCGGTGTGCTGTCTGCCAATGTGGCTTACAAGGTTACAAAACAAGTCAAAGTCAGCACTGGTATCGATAATCTACTGAATAAAGCGTACAGCGAGCACCTCAATCTGGCCGGTAATAGTGGATTTGGGTACTCGGCTAATACGTCGTTGAATGAGCCGGGTCGAACTCTTTGGGCAAAGTTGAATGTGACGTTTTAA
- a CDS encoding IS110 family transposase, with protein MTITTVGIDLAKNVFAVHCVDQHGKTVLVKPKVPRAALPELIASLPPCVIGMEACSGAHYWARLFRQYGHEPRLMAAKFVSPYRMAGKSGKNDAADAQAICEAVRRPHMRFVPVKDESQQAMQCLHRTRQGFIEEKTATYNRLRGLISEFGVIAPQSTDALRHMVSEQKKSLPLQVQQCVDDLLKHIDRIENNVTEYDRILSRMAKADHRSQRLMELKGIGPTTACALVASIGNAHDFKNGRQLAAWLGLTPSQYSSGGKSKLGRITKAGDSYLRTLLVQGARSVLIGAEKKTDSFSRWVCSLVERRGYWRAVVAIAAKNARLCWASLHYGDDFRLYSVS; from the coding sequence ATGACCATCACTACTGTCGGTATCGATCTTGCTAAAAATGTGTTTGCTGTTCACTGCGTTGACCAACACGGTAAAACTGTTCTGGTTAAACCCAAAGTACCGCGTGCTGCGCTTCCTGAGCTGATTGCCAGTTTACCTCCCTGTGTTATCGGGATGGAGGCATGCTCTGGGGCTCACTACTGGGCAAGGTTGTTTCGGCAGTATGGTCATGAACCGCGCCTGATGGCAGCTAAATTTGTATCGCCTTACCGTATGGCAGGTAAATCAGGGAAAAATGATGCTGCTGATGCTCAGGCTATCTGTGAAGCTGTTCGTCGTCCGCATATGCGGTTCGTACCAGTGAAAGACGAAAGCCAGCAGGCCATGCAGTGTTTACATCGTACCCGGCAAGGTTTTATCGAAGAGAAAACAGCAACATATAATCGCCTGCGAGGGTTGATCTCTGAATTCGGCGTCATCGCTCCACAAAGTACAGATGCCCTGCGCCACATGGTATCTGAACAGAAGAAATCTTTGCCGCTTCAGGTTCAGCAATGTGTTGATGACCTGCTGAAACACATTGATCGCATTGAAAATAACGTTACTGAATATGACCGGATCCTGTCCCGCATGGCAAAAGCGGATCACCGCAGCCAACGACTGATGGAACTGAAAGGGATTGGCCCCACAACAGCCTGTGCTCTGGTCGCCAGTATCGGTAATGCACACGATTTTAAAAATGGACGACAACTGGCAGCTTGGCTGGGACTAACGCCATCGCAATATAGTAGCGGCGGAAAATCAAAGCTTGGCAGGATAACGAAGGCGGGCGATTCGTATCTACGAACGCTGTTGGTCCAGGGCGCTCGTTCAGTTCTGATTGGCGCCGAGAAAAAGACAGACTCATTCAGTCGTTGGGTTTGCTCGCTAGTTGAGCGCAGAGGATACTGGCGTGCCGTTGTGGCCATAGCGGCTAAAAATGCAAGACTGTGCTGGGCATCACTACATTATGGTGATGATTTCAGGTTGTACTCAGTGAGCTAA
- a CDS encoding 6-phospho-beta-glucosidase (catalyzes the fromation of N-acetyl-D-glucosamine and N-acetyl-D-glucosamine-6-phosphate from diacetylchitobiose-6-phosphate), whose protein sequence is MKTFKIAIIGGGSSYTPELVDGLIQRIDQLPVTELALADVELGRQKVEIIAALTRRMLDRHGLEHVKVSIHFSLDDAIAGASFVLTQFRVGQLPARAADERLGLKYNLLGQETTGVGGFAKALRTIPVMLDIAARVERLAPDAWIINFTNPAGIVTEAVTRYSKAKIIGLCNVPISMHHMIANLLHAPYEDIQLRFAGLNHMVWVHEVLQRGKDVTAEVLDMLCDGASLTMNNIKEAPWPPEFLRAMGAIPCPYHRYFYQTQDMLAEEMAAAAERGTRAEQVMQVEKELFELYADPHLDSKPEQLSFRGGSFYSEVALELIRAIHNNLGTQLVVNTTNRGAIRGLSDGSVVETNCIVDAQGAHPLTFGPLPVAMHGLTQQVKAYERLTIEAAVHGDRRSALLALVTNPLIANASIAQPLLEEVLQVNKPYLPQFTEL, encoded by the coding sequence ATGAAAACCTTTAAAATTGCCATTATCGGTGGCGGTAGTAGCTATACCCCGGAGTTGGTTGATGGGCTGATTCAGCGTATTGACCAGTTACCGGTCACTGAACTGGCACTGGCTGATGTCGAATTGGGCCGTCAAAAAGTGGAAATCATTGCTGCATTAACCCGAAGAATGCTGGACCGGCATGGGCTAGAGCATGTAAAAGTCAGCATTCACTTCTCACTGGATGACGCGATTGCCGGAGCCAGTTTTGTCCTGACACAGTTCCGTGTCGGCCAACTCCCTGCACGCGCCGCGGATGAACGTTTAGGGCTGAAATATAACCTGCTTGGGCAGGAAACTACCGGGGTTGGTGGGTTTGCCAAAGCTCTGCGTACCATTCCGGTGATGCTTGATATTGCCGCCAGAGTTGAGCGGTTAGCGCCGGATGCCTGGATCATTAACTTCACCAATCCAGCCGGTATCGTTACTGAAGCAGTGACACGTTATAGCAAAGCGAAAATCATCGGCTTGTGTAATGTCCCAATCAGCATGCACCATATGATTGCCAACTTGCTCCACGCACCTTATGAAGATATCCAACTGCGCTTTGCCGGGCTAAATCATATGGTGTGGGTGCATGAGGTGTTACAACGTGGCAAAGATGTTACCGCCGAGGTACTGGACATGTTGTGTGACGGGGCCTCACTAACCATGAACAACATTAAGGAAGCACCATGGCCGCCAGAGTTCCTGCGGGCAATGGGGGCGATTCCTTGTCCGTATCATCGCTATTTCTATCAGACTCAGGATATGTTGGCAGAAGAGATGGCCGCAGCAGCCGAGCGTGGCACCCGTGCGGAACAAGTTATGCAGGTAGAAAAAGAGCTGTTCGAGCTGTACGCTGATCCGCATTTGGACAGTAAACCAGAGCAACTCAGCTTCCGTGGCGGATCATTTTATTCTGAAGTTGCACTGGAACTTATTCGTGCCATTCATAATAATTTAGGTACGCAACTTGTTGTCAATACAACAAACCGGGGTGCAATTCGCGGTTTATCTGACGGCTCAGTAGTAGAAACTAACTGTATTGTTGATGCACAAGGTGCACACCCACTCACCTTCGGCCCATTACCTGTTGCTATGCATGGGTTGACCCAGCAAGTAAAAGCCTACGAGCGCCTGACTATTGAAGCTGCGGTTCACGGTGACCGTCGTAGTGCCTTGTTGGCGTTAGTGACTAACCCACTGATTGCTAACGCCAGCATTGCTCAGCCACTATTGGAGGAAGTTCTACAGGTAAATAAACCTTACTTGCCTCAGTTCACAGAACTGTGA
- a CDS encoding LacI family DNA-binding transcriptional regulator, with protein MVTLEDVAVLAGVSRATVSRVVNGDTNVKTLTREKVEQAVAVLGYTPNPAARALASSQSNTLGLVTTSYRGGFFGALMDFVQTETESQGKQLLVTQGRDNADKEWQAIQRLYNLRCDGLILHVRFLSDEKLQQLAAAGRSFVLLDRMVPGLESRCVTFDHRHASQMATQVLIDAGHRHIACISGSSQRYSSVLRRQGFLDAMQLAGLEPTACVEGVYDLESGYQRADEILKRPRLPTAIYCCNEEMAIGALLAINKHHLQVPQDISLICYDSGERAPFVSPALTSLHFPIVGMAQFATQLLINPQLPSASFPPTIIMRDSVMPPKQLR; from the coding sequence ATGGTTACACTGGAAGACGTCGCGGTATTAGCCGGGGTTTCCCGCGCTACGGTTTCCCGCGTGGTCAACGGTGATACCAATGTCAAAACCCTGACCCGCGAAAAGGTTGAACAAGCGGTCGCGGTATTGGGTTACACCCCAAACCCTGCCGCACGTGCACTGGCTTCCAGCCAAAGTAATACCTTGGGGTTGGTGACAACCTCATATCGCGGTGGCTTTTTTGGCGCGTTGATGGACTTCGTACAAACCGAAACAGAATCACAGGGTAAGCAGTTATTGGTCACCCAAGGGCGGGATAATGCTGATAAAGAGTGGCAGGCAATTCAGCGCCTGTATAACTTACGCTGCGATGGTTTAATCCTCCATGTACGTTTTCTCAGTGACGAGAAACTGCAACAACTTGCAGCGGCAGGCCGGTCATTTGTGTTATTAGACAGGATGGTTCCCGGTCTTGAATCCCGCTGTGTGACCTTTGATCACCGGCATGCGAGTCAGATGGCGACTCAGGTACTTATCGATGCAGGCCACCGTCATATTGCCTGTATCAGTGGTTCTTCTCAGCGCTATTCCAGTGTGTTACGCCGTCAGGGTTTTTTGGATGCCATGCAACTCGCAGGTTTAGAACCTACCGCCTGTGTGGAAGGCGTTTACGATCTGGAAAGTGGCTATCAACGCGCGGACGAGATCTTAAAGCGGCCTCGCCTACCAACCGCTATCTATTGCTGTAACGAAGAAATGGCAATCGGCGCGCTGTTGGCTATTAATAAACACCATTTGCAGGTGCCACAGGACATTTCATTGATTTGCTATGACAGTGGCGAACGCGCTCCTTTTGTTAGTCCGGCATTAACCAGTCTGCATTTCCCGATTGTTGGAATGGCGCAATTCGCCACCCAGTTGTTGATTAATCCGCAGCTCCCCAGTGCCAGTTTCCCGCCAACAATTATTATGCGCGATTCTGTTATGCCACCGAAACAACTCCGCTAG